ACAGTTTTAATCGCTACACCGCCGCGTTGAAATTTAAATGGTCCGAACGGCTGTATATTAAGGCCGGACGGATGGTGACCGACAGCGCATACAGCGGTGGAAAAGATCTGCTAATTATTAACTCGTCGTCGCAGCGAACGGTGCCGACATTATCCGATGCGGTATTGATGCAGTATCGGGTGAATGAAGAGCTGGATATTTATGCCATGTATCGGCACGGGATTTATACCTACCCGGACGTTGCGGAAGGGGTACATAAAACCGGGCCGGTCAACCCGGAAACCTATCGCCATGATACGCTCAGGCCGCAGTATATCGCCGCTCTGGCCTGGCAACGCCAGTGCGACAACGCCGGGCTGGCCGTCTCCTGGCAGGAGGACGTGGCGGCGCAGGTGATGACCAAAGGCGCACGCTGCATCCCGCTGGCGGGCGACGGGCAGGAGGTCATCAAACCGGAGTTTATGGCGTTCTACGCCCGGCTTAACGGCACCAGCACCCGCTATGACGGACCGGATAACGCCTGGGTGATGAGCGGGCAGCTGAGCTACATCGTGCCGCGCGGTCGGCTCTCGTTTGGGGTGGGTAAAACCGGGAATAAACCCAACGGACTGAGCGGCATCGATACCGATCTGGGCTACCCGTTCGATCTGAGCATCGACCGTAACCACAGCGATATGTGGTCGGTGCAATTCGGCGGCACGCTGAACCTGCCGGGTGAAACCTTTATCGGCATCGCCCCGATCCTGACCCACGGCTATGAGGATATCCAC
The sequence above is a segment of the Erwinia sp. SLM-02 genome. Coding sequences within it:
- a CDS encoding glucuronide uptake porin UidC gives rise to the protein MMTLIARNTLIGGCVLLCSWPLYASSFNQQDDDAVRLRLRNELRRADKPSAGSGRDIYAWVQGAALEYNSHYYQDRVGVDLGDFYVYKLGARNNWSSRWYLNGTDSFNRYTAALKFKWSERLYIKAGRMVTDSAYSGGKDLLIINSSSQRTVPTLSDAVLMQYRVNEELDIYAMYRHGIYTYPDVAEGVHKTGPVNPETYRHDTLRPQYIAALAWQRQCDNAGLAVSWQEDVAAQVMTKGARCIPLAGDGQEVIKPEFMAFYARLNGTSTRYDGPDNAWVMSGQLSYIVPRGRLSFGVGKTGNKPNGLSGIDTDLGYPFDLSIDRNHSDMWSVQFGGTLNLPGETFIGIAPILTHGYEDIHHRVTINGLSTNLLFGYQPQSGLFKGAKALLVLNKAREHRNGSAFGDRLDYYDIKMNLQYDFMLK